A segment of the Lelliottia amnigena genome:
TGAGAAGCCACATGCGGCGCATCGTTCTTGTTAATGACAGCTCTGTGCCTGAAACGGCCATCACAAACACTGAACAAGCTTGATCAAAAGGAATGTGGGCAATGGCTATTTCGCCGGTCTGTTCCAGGGCATTTTCAACAGTAAACTTGCCATGCCACACCAGCCACTCACCCCGGCAAACAGTAAACCCGCGCCGACAAAGCCTGACAGTAAAAACAGCCCGCTATTCACGGTGTATCCCAATACGACGCCCGTAAGAATGAGAGTGCCTGCGACGATCTGAACTTGTCTCATTATCGGCAACGGCTGCCTTTTGTCTTCAGTCGTGGGGAGTTGGGCACTCTTCCACGCGTTGATACCACCCGTCATCAGTAAAACCGGCGCGGGATTTACTGCGTTGATGAGCGTTGTGGCGTTCTGGGCCGTGCGCATCCCTGACTGACAATGAAAAATAACGGGCTGTCGCTCTGTGCCATCCACTCTTTTACCTTCCGCAATGTCGGAAAGAGGCACAGAGCGCGCATTAGGTATGTGCTCACGCAGATATTCAGCACGGTCTCGAATATCAATGAGTAAGGCCCCTTGTTCAATACGCTTTTTTGCTTCCAGCGGTGATACAGATTCAGGCATCATTTGAGGTCCTCCGGACAGAAAATGTCTTTTAAGGTAGAGATGACTTTTTTAACAGCCAGGTCTTTGATGAAATAGTTCACGCGTTGCGCCACCCTCTCCGACTCAATCAAACCATCATCTTTCATCTTTGCCAGATGCTGTGAGGTTGCAGAGGGCGTTAAGCCAGTCAATTGCCCCAACTCCCCTGACGAGGTGCCAGGCCTGTCAATGAGAATGCAGAGGATTAATAGTCGCTTGCTGTTACTCATCGACTTAAGCAGTGTTGTTGCCAGCGAGGCGCTTTCCTGCAATTGGTGCAACTGAGTATTTTTCATTTTCAACTTTAGAATTGTCTAAATTTAGAAAACTCTAAATCAAAAGACACTCGTCCGCAATCGAAAAATCTCAAGCGATGCAAAGCCGCTGTACTGTCTGTGGTGTGAGCCGGCTTTCGGGTAAACCGACGAATTTGGCTAATCTGGCTTGTAACGATGTGCAGGCCGCATCAGAACGCCCGATAAACTTCACAGTGAGCTCCAAACGTGGTCAATAATCCCCCGCGTATCAGACTGGAAGCCCTCAAACCCTCGCGCCCACTGGCTGTTCGTGTGCTGTCCACGCCCAGGACTTTGCCGTTCTGCTTGAGATACTGGAAATAAAAAGGCCGCCCGTAGGCAGCCCTTGAATAAACCCGCGCTTCTGGCGGGCTCTTAATGTTTGTTGCTTTGTTTATCTGAACGACGAATTCAGAGAAACTTCAGCGTCAGGTTCGTGCGTAATTCTGTTTCGGAGGTCACGACGAATGATCTCGATAGACCAGAACCATATTAAGTGCCCAACTATCTCAGAAACGTTTTCATACCACGGAAGGTCGAAAAGCGGTGGGGTCAAGCCCATAAGTGGGAATGAAATCATATGGACAAATAACTGAGCCAGCGCACCGGCCAGCAGCCCCTGCCATAACTTAATTTTAGGGAACACTTCTGCAACGACACAATACCCAACGGCGAACACGGTAGAGAATATAATGTGCGTTACACCAACCCAGTTAAAAGCATGCCCGGCAAAGGTATAGACAGCTGCATTAGGGTCAACCAATCCAAGCCAGTCGCGTAGAAAAATGTAGGGAGGATTTAGGAAGTTTCTGGAGCAGTCGATTTGCCCGGCAGCCCGAATTAATGATTCAGGTCCACACGCACTGGTAAATATATCAACTGGACTACGCGGTGGAAGGGGAACTTCAGCGCCCCATTTCACAAATGCCGAAACCACCCCTGAAATAAGCCCTATAAACAATGCAACACCGTAACGCCGTCTGCGAGGTTCGGTCTGCACAAAAAAGTCTTTTACCGCCATAATTCCACCACTTAAATGAATATTTACAGTTCCTTAATATTCATTAAGTTGGACGATTCACATTTTGATACAGATCACACTTTTCACGGCAATCTCATTAAATTTACTTTCAAAACAAGAAGCCCGTGCTGGGACGGGTTGCTTTGCCTGTGGCGAGTATTATCCA
Coding sequences within it:
- the ygaP gene encoding rhodanese domain-containing protein, translating into MMPESVSPLEAKKRIEQGALLIDIRDRAEYLREHIPNARSVPLSDIAEGKRVDGTERQPVIFHCQSGMRTAQNATTLINAVNPAPVLLMTGGINAWKSAQLPTTEDKRQPLPIMRQVQIVAGTLILTGVVLGYTVNSGLFLLSGFVGAGLLFAGVSGWCGMASLLLKMPWNRPAK
- the yagU gene encoding inner membrane protein YagU; amino-acid sequence: MAVKDFFVQTEPRRRRYGVALFIGLISGVVSAFVKWGAEVPLPPRSPVDIFTSACGPESLIRAAGQIDCSRNFLNPPYIFLRDWLGLVDPNAAVYTFAGHAFNWVGVTHIIFSTVFAVGYCVVAEVFPKIKLWQGLLAGALAQLFVHMISFPLMGLTPPLFDLPWYENVSEIVGHLIWFWSIEIIRRDLRNRITHEPDAEVSLNSSFR
- the ygaV gene encoding ArsR family transcriptional regulator — its product is MKNTQLHQLQESASLATTLLKSMSNSKRLLILCILIDRPGTSSGELGQLTGLTPSATSQHLAKMKDDGLIESERVAQRVNYFIKDLAVKKVISTLKDIFCPEDLK